From a region of the Salvelinus alpinus chromosome 2, SLU_Salpinus.1, whole genome shotgun sequence genome:
- the LOC139555623 gene encoding inhibitor of nuclear factor kappa-B kinase subunit epsilon-like isoform X1, whose translation MTEKMTASTANYLWSLGDVLGQGATASVYKARNKRTGEQVAVKVFNHLSYSRPYEVQMREFEMLRRLDHKTIVKLFSVEELSNKQKVLVMEYCSGGSLLSLLEEPENAFGLPETEFLIVLQCVVQGMNHLRENGVVHRDIKPGNIMRQVGEDGRSVYKLTDFGAARELEDDEKFVSIYGTEEYLHPDMYERAVLRKPQHKAYGVSVDLWSIGVTFYHAATGSLPFTPYGGPRRNKPTMYKITKEKPVGAIAGGQKVNDGPIEWSYHLPNNCLLSKGLRDQLVPVLAGILEADQEKCWAFDQFFSATTEILQRVSVYLFSLQQATAHRLYIHHYNTAAIFCEEVASQTGVGLEQQHFLFLGHDLSLEGSMKVVNFPSTSPSQPLLLLSRTPETHAGLPFREPEMPNIPSRFDVVADYSFSKLIVGVVYQYLRIVRSLHTHRELFLHGYYSYMEKVGRECGDSLLSISMVNMRLHSCLSSEHRLHTLGQFPLQAPESTDDSKKLRLIRENLPVYAGGIREFQTRLEHLHVELAKHSENLSEDNSIQKMEVLLEKIMAIHQQYRKDRLTGKLAYNDEQIHKFEKLHLSSHIKRVKVLFREECLQKYRDLLASASTWSSVLREMQCRLSDFGIFSRGLMGDLEMCEERQNKFLDRVLLRVQPGQTGPGGQEATPRDKDHMVLRIQQLKEEMEIVVRELQSNNNIIESLGAVNSATMLEPDLPSPIGL comes from the exons ATGACAGAGAAGATGACTGCGAGCACAGCCAACTACCTGTGGTCTTTGGGAGATGTGCTTGGTCAGGGGGCCACAGCCAGCGTCTACAAGGCCCGCAACAAG aGGACAGGGGAGCAGGTTGCGGTGAAGGTGTTTAACCATTTGAGCTACAGCCGTCCGTATGAGGTTCAGATGAGAGAGTTTGAAATGCTCAGGAGACTCGACCACAAAACCATCGTCAAGCTCTTCTCtgtggaggag ctgAGCAATAAACAAAAGGTGTTGGTGATGGAGTATTGTTCAGGAGGCAGCCTGCTCAGTCTGCTGGAAGAGCCAGAGAACGCCTTCGGTCTGCCCGAGACAGAGTTCCTCATAGTACtacagtgtgtgg TGCAAGGGATGAACCATCTGCGTGAGAACGGGGTGGTGCACCGGGACATTAAGCCTGGGAACATCATGCGTCAGGTGGGAGAGGACGGAAGGTCCGTTTATAAGCTAACAGACTTCGGAGCGGCCAGAGAACTAGAGGATGATGAGAAGTTCGTCTCCATCTATGGAACAGAGGAATACctg cacccAGACATGTATGAGCGTGCAGTACTGCGTAAGCCTCAGCACAAGGCCTATGGTGTGAGTGTTGACCTGTGGAGTATTGGAGTGACGTTTTACCACGCTGCCACCGGTTCTTTGCCCTTCACACCCTACGGAGGACCCCGCAGGAACAAACCCACCAT GTATAAGATCACCAAAGAGAAGCCAGTAGGGGCCATTGCCGGAGGTCAGAAGGTCAACGACGGACCTATAGAGTGGAGCTACCACCTACCAAACAACTGCCTGCTCTCAAA GGGTCTGAGGGATCAGCTAGTCCCAGTGTTAGCTGGGATACTGGAGGCAGACCAGGAGAAGTGTTGGGCATTTGACCAGTTCTTTTCTGCCACCACAGAGATACTACAGAGAGTCTCAGTCTATCTGTTCTCCCTGCAACAGGCCACAGCTCACCGCTTATACATTCACCACTACAACAC GGCGGCCATCTTCTGTGAGGAAGTGGCGTCTCAGACGGGGGTGGGGCTGGAGCAACAGCACTTCCTGTTCCTGGGTCATGACCTTTCCCTGGAGGGCTCTATGAAGGTGGTCAACTTCCCCTCCACCTCGCCCTCCCAGCCGCTACTTCTGCTTAGCCGCACTCCAGAGACGCACGCTGGCCTCCCCTTCAGAGaac CTGAGATGCCCAACATCCCATCCCGGTTTGACGTTGTGGCAGACTACTCTTTCTCCAAG ttgaTAGTAGGAGTGGTCTATCAGTACCTGAGGATAGTGCGTTccttgcacacacacagagaactgtTCTTACATGGATACTACAGCTACAt GGAGAAGGTGGGTAGGGAGTGTGGTGACTCGCTGCTCAGTATCAGCATGGTCAACATGAGACTGCACTCCTGCCTCAGTTCTGAGCACAGACTACACACACT AGGACAGTTCCCCCTGCAAGCCCCAGAGTCCACTGACGACAGCAAGAAGCTGCGACTG ATCAGGGAGAACCTGCCAGTGTACGCCGGAGGGATCCGGGAATTCCAGACCCGTCTAGAACACCTGCATGTAGAACTGGCCAAACACTCTGAGAATCTGTCTGAGGACAACAG CATCCAGAAGATGGAGGTCCTCCTGGAGAAGATCATGGCCATCCACCAACAGTACCGCAAGGACCGACTGactggaa AGCTTGCCTACAATGATGAGCAGATACACAAGTTTGAGAA gcTCCACCTATCGTCCCATATAAAGCGTGTGAAGGTTCTGTTTAGAGAGGAATGTCTACAGAAGTATCGAGACCTGCTGGCCTCAGCATCGACCTGGAGcag TGTTCTCCGTGAGATGCAGTGCAGGCTGTCAGACTTTGGCATTTTCTCCCGAGGGCTGATGGGGGACCTGGAGATGTGTGAGGAGCGCCAGAACAAG TTCCTGGACAGAGTCCTGCTCAGAGTCCAGCCAGGACAGACAGGCCCAGGGGGTCAGGAGGCCACACCCAGGGACAAGGACCACATGgtcctcag GATACAACAGCtaaaggaggagatggagatagtggtgagagagttgCAATCCAACAACAACATCATTGAGAG TCTGGGAGCTGTTAACTCTGCAACCATGCTGGAGCCTGATCTACCCAGTCCCATCGGACTGTGA
- the LOC139555623 gene encoding inhibitor of nuclear factor kappa-B kinase subunit epsilon-like isoform X2 translates to MREFEMLRRLDHKTIVKLFSVEELSNKQKVLVMEYCSGGSLLSLLEEPENAFGLPETEFLIVLQCVVQGMNHLRENGVVHRDIKPGNIMRQVGEDGRSVYKLTDFGAARELEDDEKFVSIYGTEEYLHPDMYERAVLRKPQHKAYGVSVDLWSIGVTFYHAATGSLPFTPYGGPRRNKPTMYKITKEKPVGAIAGGQKVNDGPIEWSYHLPNNCLLSKGLRDQLVPVLAGILEADQEKCWAFDQFFSATTEILQRVSVYLFSLQQATAHRLYIHHYNTAAIFCEEVASQTGVGLEQQHFLFLGHDLSLEGSMKVVNFPSTSPSQPLLLLSRTPETHAGLPFREPEMPNIPSRFDVVADYSFSKLIVGVVYQYLRIVRSLHTHRELFLHGYYSYMEKVGRECGDSLLSISMVNMRLHSCLSSEHRLHTLGQFPLQAPESTDDSKKLRLIRENLPVYAGGIREFQTRLEHLHVELAKHSENLSEDNSIQKMEVLLEKIMAIHQQYRKDRLTGKLAYNDEQIHKFEKLHLSSHIKRVKVLFREECLQKYRDLLASASTWSSVLREMQCRLSDFGIFSRGLMGDLEMCEERQNKFLDRVLLRVQPGQTGPGGQEATPRDKDHMVLRIQQLKEEMEIVVRELQSNNNIIESLGAVNSATMLEPDLPSPIGL, encoded by the exons ATGAGAGAGTTTGAAATGCTCAGGAGACTCGACCACAAAACCATCGTCAAGCTCTTCTCtgtggaggag ctgAGCAATAAACAAAAGGTGTTGGTGATGGAGTATTGTTCAGGAGGCAGCCTGCTCAGTCTGCTGGAAGAGCCAGAGAACGCCTTCGGTCTGCCCGAGACAGAGTTCCTCATAGTACtacagtgtgtgg TGCAAGGGATGAACCATCTGCGTGAGAACGGGGTGGTGCACCGGGACATTAAGCCTGGGAACATCATGCGTCAGGTGGGAGAGGACGGAAGGTCCGTTTATAAGCTAACAGACTTCGGAGCGGCCAGAGAACTAGAGGATGATGAGAAGTTCGTCTCCATCTATGGAACAGAGGAATACctg cacccAGACATGTATGAGCGTGCAGTACTGCGTAAGCCTCAGCACAAGGCCTATGGTGTGAGTGTTGACCTGTGGAGTATTGGAGTGACGTTTTACCACGCTGCCACCGGTTCTTTGCCCTTCACACCCTACGGAGGACCCCGCAGGAACAAACCCACCAT GTATAAGATCACCAAAGAGAAGCCAGTAGGGGCCATTGCCGGAGGTCAGAAGGTCAACGACGGACCTATAGAGTGGAGCTACCACCTACCAAACAACTGCCTGCTCTCAAA GGGTCTGAGGGATCAGCTAGTCCCAGTGTTAGCTGGGATACTGGAGGCAGACCAGGAGAAGTGTTGGGCATTTGACCAGTTCTTTTCTGCCACCACAGAGATACTACAGAGAGTCTCAGTCTATCTGTTCTCCCTGCAACAGGCCACAGCTCACCGCTTATACATTCACCACTACAACAC GGCGGCCATCTTCTGTGAGGAAGTGGCGTCTCAGACGGGGGTGGGGCTGGAGCAACAGCACTTCCTGTTCCTGGGTCATGACCTTTCCCTGGAGGGCTCTATGAAGGTGGTCAACTTCCCCTCCACCTCGCCCTCCCAGCCGCTACTTCTGCTTAGCCGCACTCCAGAGACGCACGCTGGCCTCCCCTTCAGAGaac CTGAGATGCCCAACATCCCATCCCGGTTTGACGTTGTGGCAGACTACTCTTTCTCCAAG ttgaTAGTAGGAGTGGTCTATCAGTACCTGAGGATAGTGCGTTccttgcacacacacagagaactgtTCTTACATGGATACTACAGCTACAt GGAGAAGGTGGGTAGGGAGTGTGGTGACTCGCTGCTCAGTATCAGCATGGTCAACATGAGACTGCACTCCTGCCTCAGTTCTGAGCACAGACTACACACACT AGGACAGTTCCCCCTGCAAGCCCCAGAGTCCACTGACGACAGCAAGAAGCTGCGACTG ATCAGGGAGAACCTGCCAGTGTACGCCGGAGGGATCCGGGAATTCCAGACCCGTCTAGAACACCTGCATGTAGAACTGGCCAAACACTCTGAGAATCTGTCTGAGGACAACAG CATCCAGAAGATGGAGGTCCTCCTGGAGAAGATCATGGCCATCCACCAACAGTACCGCAAGGACCGACTGactggaa AGCTTGCCTACAATGATGAGCAGATACACAAGTTTGAGAA gcTCCACCTATCGTCCCATATAAAGCGTGTGAAGGTTCTGTTTAGAGAGGAATGTCTACAGAAGTATCGAGACCTGCTGGCCTCAGCATCGACCTGGAGcag TGTTCTCCGTGAGATGCAGTGCAGGCTGTCAGACTTTGGCATTTTCTCCCGAGGGCTGATGGGGGACCTGGAGATGTGTGAGGAGCGCCAGAACAAG TTCCTGGACAGAGTCCTGCTCAGAGTCCAGCCAGGACAGACAGGCCCAGGGGGTCAGGAGGCCACACCCAGGGACAAGGACCACATGgtcctcag GATACAACAGCtaaaggaggagatggagatagtggtgagagagttgCAATCCAACAACAACATCATTGAGAG TCTGGGAGCTGTTAACTCTGCAACCATGCTGGAGCCTGATCTACCCAGTCCCATCGGACTGTGA